The following proteins are co-located in the Acidimicrobiales bacterium genome:
- a CDS encoding DUF5719 family protein, translating into MTRARVPFIVVVVGLLAAALVAERDRDPTSSAPDDLGVSRVEPMVASADVLGSTWYCPAGSAGEEGPADHTVIIANPTDRDRRARLTAFPGQADPVDAEVEVEANSLERVQVAELATGPAVAVMVELDGGELAVSHELVGPTGADSGPCASTSSDTWHFAWGDTSADARSLFALFNPYPGDAVVDFRFLTVDGPREPQALTGVVVPGRSVVVVDAGAEVARRDQVSATATARSGRVIIERLQTFDDTEERLEGADPRRAVTTDLGVPELMPLWVYPSVRLVEGLNERVVVYNPGPATAEVDVEVLLSDRELGGVEPFELTVAPNRYEVVDLTEQPRLVDRFVDGAITATVVVRSLNDVAVVAERVTTVASSAEGPGITASSGSALVGRRLLLIDPRTRGTDAAALTLINLDPDRLVSGSISIRSRGTQRPLEGFEEFEIGPSGRMTIDDLVDRVSGAGTSMLVIESSHPLAAGIASRVHDPLDRLAQVAIPSAGDAELPPGMDFGG; encoded by the coding sequence ATGACCCGCGCCCGTGTCCCGTTCATCGTGGTGGTGGTCGGACTCCTGGCCGCGGCCCTCGTGGCCGAGCGCGACCGCGACCCCACGTCGTCCGCGCCGGACGACCTCGGTGTGTCCCGGGTCGAGCCGATGGTCGCGTCGGCCGACGTGTTGGGGTCGACCTGGTACTGCCCGGCGGGTTCGGCCGGCGAGGAGGGACCGGCCGATCACACCGTCATCATCGCCAATCCCACCGATCGAGACCGTCGTGCCCGTCTCACCGCCTTCCCGGGCCAGGCCGATCCCGTCGACGCCGAGGTCGAGGTCGAGGCGAACAGCCTCGAGCGGGTGCAGGTCGCCGAACTGGCGACGGGGCCCGCGGTGGCGGTCATGGTCGAGCTCGACGGCGGTGAGCTGGCGGTCTCCCATGAGCTGGTCGGACCGACCGGAGCCGACAGCGGGCCGTGCGCGTCCACCTCGTCGGACACCTGGCACTTCGCGTGGGGCGACACCTCCGCCGACGCTCGTTCGCTGTTCGCGCTCTTCAACCCCTATCCCGGCGACGCCGTGGTCGACTTCCGCTTCCTCACCGTCGACGGGCCGAGGGAGCCCCAGGCGCTCACCGGAGTGGTGGTGCCCGGACGTAGCGTCGTCGTGGTCGACGCCGGAGCCGAGGTCGCACGTCGCGACCAGGTGTCGGCCACCGCCACCGCCCGTTCCGGTCGGGTGATCATCGAACGTCTCCAGACCTTCGACGACACCGAGGAGAGGCTCGAAGGCGCCGACCCCCGGAGGGCGGTCACCACCGATCTCGGCGTACCCGAATTGATGCCGCTCTGGGTGTACCCGTCGGTTCGACTCGTCGAGGGCCTGAACGAGCGGGTGGTGGTGTACAACCCCGGTCCCGCCACGGCCGAGGTCGATGTCGAGGTGCTTCTCAGCGACCGTGAGCTGGGTGGTGTGGAGCCGTTCGAGCTGACGGTGGCCCCCAACCGCTACGAGGTGGTCGACCTCACCGAACAGCCCCGACTGGTCGACCGGTTCGTCGATGGCGCGATCACCGCGACGGTGGTCGTCCGCTCGCTCAACGACGTCGCGGTGGTGGCCGAGCGGGTCACCACCGTCGCCAGCTCGGCGGAAGGCCCCGGGATCACCGCCTCGTCCGGCTCCGCGCTCGTCGGTCGCCGGTTGCTGCTCATCGACCCGCGGACCCGAGGGACCGACGCGGCGGCGCTCACCTTGATCAACCTCGACCCGGACCGTCTCGTCTCCGGGTCCATCTCGATCCGTTCCCGCGGCACCCAGCGTCCCCTCGAGGGGTTCGAGGAGTTCGAGATCGGGCCCTCGGGTCGCATGACCATCGACGATCTGGTCGATCGGGTCAGCGGGGCCGGCACCTCCATGCTGGTGATCGAGTCGAGCCACCCCCTCGCCGCCGGGATCGCGTCCCGTGTACACGATCCGTTGGACCGGTTGGCGCAGGTGGCCATCCCCTCCGCCGGCGACGCCGAGCTCCCGCCGGGGATGGACTTCGGGGGCTGA
- the ftsH gene encoding ATP-dependent zinc metalloprotease FtsH, with product MSPSPQAPPPPPPPPPPRRPTPGGRQGGKGGWGRWSNSNQSSDSQGKSQSRMPRWTIWVLIGALVAVLVFPMLAPSDDSEHIEFHEFREQVEDGEIATVEYNNNNGDITGEYVDEERGEFRSTGPMPLSDEDRELIQANTELNFDTPEPNPLWQFLPYVFFFGLIVLFWVWMLRRAQGQMGGVMSVGRSKAKTYDTERPGTKFADVAGYEGVKQEVTEVIDFLKTPQKFGEIGARIPKGILLVGPPGTGKTLIARAVAGEAGVPFLSVTGSDFMEMFVGVGASRVRDLFDSARKMGRAIIFIDELDSIGRKRGAGLGGGHDEREQTLNQMLAEMDGFEPSEGIVMMAATNRPDILDPALLRPGRFDRQVVVPLPSLEDRIAILGVHVRHKRMGPDVDLEVIARGTPGMSGADLANLVNEAALFAVRSGEDAIHKDHFDAARDRILMGQKRDTLALSDQEKEAISYHEGGHAVCAAVLPHADPVHKVSIIPTGAALGVTQQLPEAERHLYRQDYIEESLVVRMGGRVAEELVYGIASTGANNDLVGSTELARKMVREWGMSERVGPMAWGSQGEVFLGEDLMHTRDYSDDTARVIDEEVERILREQENRCREILRENRAGLDLVAKALIEHETIDGDEVIRLIKVGRGEIADDGTSRSAEARDVVERSRANGGGDDDTPDAIADDDAGDDTDVADEVAQAESRP from the coding sequence ATGAGCCCGAGCCCCCAGGCGCCGCCGCCACCGCCGCCACCTCCACCACCGCGCCGCCCGACCCCCGGCGGGCGCCAGGGAGGCAAGGGGGGATGGGGCCGCTGGTCGAACAGCAACCAGTCCTCCGACAGCCAGGGAAAGAGTCAGAGCCGCATGCCGCGCTGGACCATCTGGGTCCTCATCGGCGCGCTGGTGGCGGTGCTGGTCTTCCCGATGCTCGCTCCCAGCGACGACTCCGAGCACATCGAGTTCCACGAGTTCCGTGAGCAGGTCGAAGACGGCGAGATCGCCACCGTCGAGTACAACAACAACAACGGCGACATCACCGGCGAATACGTGGACGAGGAGCGCGGCGAGTTCCGCAGCACCGGCCCCATGCCGCTGTCGGACGAGGACCGCGAGCTCATCCAGGCCAACACCGAGCTCAACTTCGACACCCCCGAACCGAACCCGCTGTGGCAGTTCCTGCCCTATGTGTTCTTCTTCGGGCTCATCGTGTTGTTCTGGGTCTGGATGCTGCGCCGGGCCCAGGGCCAAATGGGTGGGGTGATGTCGGTCGGCCGTTCGAAGGCCAAGACCTACGACACCGAGCGGCCGGGCACCAAGTTCGCCGACGTCGCCGGCTACGAGGGCGTCAAGCAGGAGGTCACCGAGGTCATCGACTTCTTGAAGACCCCCCAGAAGTTCGGCGAGATCGGCGCCCGCATCCCCAAGGGCATCCTCCTCGTCGGTCCCCCCGGAACCGGCAAGACCCTCATCGCCCGGGCCGTCGCCGGCGAGGCCGGGGTTCCGTTCCTGTCGGTCACCGGTTCGGACTTCATGGAGATGTTCGTCGGTGTCGGCGCCAGCCGGGTGCGCGACCTGTTCGACTCGGCACGCAAGATGGGGCGGGCGATCATCTTCATCGACGAGCTCGACTCCATCGGACGCAAGCGCGGCGCCGGCCTCGGCGGTGGCCACGACGAGCGGGAGCAGACGCTCAACCAGATGCTGGCCGAGATGGACGGCTTCGAGCCCTCCGAGGGCATCGTCATGATGGCCGCCACGAACCGGCCCGACATCCTCGACCCCGCCTTGCTGCGCCCCGGCCGGTTCGACCGGCAGGTGGTCGTTCCGCTGCCGAGCCTCGAGGACCGCATCGCCATCCTCGGGGTCCACGTCCGACACAAGCGGATGGGCCCCGACGTCGACCTCGAGGTCATCGCCCGAGGCACGCCGGGCATGAGCGGCGCCGACCTCGCCAACCTGGTCAACGAGGCGGCGTTGTTCGCCGTGCGCTCCGGCGAGGACGCCATCCACAAGGACCACTTCGACGCCGCCCGCGACCGCATCCTGATGGGCCAGAAGCGCGACACCCTCGCGCTGTCCGACCAGGAGAAGGAGGCGATCTCCTACCACGAGGGCGGTCACGCCGTCTGCGCCGCGGTGCTTCCCCACGCCGATCCGGTCCACAAGGTGTCGATCATCCCCACCGGGGCGGCGCTGGGGGTCACCCAGCAGCTTCCCGAGGCCGAGCGTCACCTCTACCGTCAGGACTACATCGAGGAGTCGTTGGTGGTGCGGATGGGTGGCCGGGTCGCCGAGGAGCTCGTCTACGGCATCGCCTCCACCGGCGCCAACAACGATCTGGTCGGCTCCACCGAGCTGGCCCGCAAGATGGTGCGCGAATGGGGCATGAGCGAACGGGTCGGCCCCATGGCGTGGGGCTCACAGGGCGAGGTCTTCCTCGGCGAGGACCTCATGCACACCCGCGACTACTCCGACGACACCGCCCGGGTGATCGACGAAGAGGTCGAACGCATCCTGCGCGAGCAGGAGAACCGGTGCCGCGAGATCCTGCGCGAGAACCGGGCAGGGCTCGACCTGGTGGCCAAGGCGTTGATCGAGCACGAGACCATCGACGGCGACGAGGTCATCCGGCTCATCAAGGTCGGTCGCGGCGAGATCGCCGACGACGGCACCAGCCGCTCGGCCGAGGCACGCGACGTGGTGGAGCGCAGTCGCGCCAACGGTGGCGGTGACGACGACACCCCGGACGCCATCGCAGACGACGACGCCGGCGACGACACCGACGTGGCCGACGAGGTCGCTCAGGCCGAGTCCCGTCCCTGA
- a CDS encoding glycosyltransferase family 2 protein: protein MSAPEQSQEPALGAPPEPVAAPLVTLVMVAHQPGPWFEEALTAVGAQDYPSLEVVVVDAASLVPVADRVAEVLPDARTIRLEANRGFGRAVNAVLPRLGDPAFLVLAHDDVAPAPGAVRSMVEEAFRSNAAIVGPKVVRWDDDRRMLSAGEGSDKFGFPVPLVERNELDQEQHDAVRDVFTVPDAFTLVRADLLRALDGFDPDTSFFGDDLDLCWRAHTAGARVMVAPNARVRHLEALGERRVVDDRRRLQFRHRMRAMLSSYRLLSLAVVLPQLLVVHAVEAVFALVTGRPGQARDVITAWTWNLRRLGSLRHRRRSIAATRLVPDGEVRSLQVRGSARVAAFLRGQLATDQDTFGSAATLGKRLIEGVTGPGRRDAALAWLLVAVILLIGSRHLLTRPIPAIGEFVPLPEQLGPLWSEWFSSWRRGGIGYEGFAPAASLVVTVAGGVFLGATGLLRTVLILGMYPLALVGVWRLVAPLASHRASAGALVAYAAVPLGYDALATGSWRGLVAYAVAPWVLARLLRSSGAAPFGAADDDPGRRVGPRHDVPPLWRQAVALGLVVALAALLDPLFLLMPLAVVVGMVPGSLLIGTVRGLGRMVVVGVGAAVVGGVLHVPWLFDLLSPDPSWSTLTASRSAEVATALPLTHILRFDTGPIGSSLLNAAVLVAAAFALLVGRRWRLVWAARAWSLALSCWALVWVASMGWVPGPLPPVDAILAPAAAAMALSAGLGVSAFGFDVRSSVFGWRQLAGVVAVGALVLALLPVVAASVGGRWMVPRGSHHEALAFLDDEVEQDPFRVVWFGAPEVLPLGSWPIDGLTSYATTISGTPTLADLWPGPPEPATSPLRGSLDFVLTQRTDRLGRLLAPMGVRYLVLVDQGAPVPFGGVSHPNPQLLHDVLAEQLDLVEIDVNPALTVYRNAAWAPTVSALEAETIAVSDVPAIPDGAREAATLELGGLSRPFDQLGRTSFSDRVTGPAQVLVGSTPRSGWRADLDGTTLGSQPGLGWATTFPVEDSGTVSVTWTTPVGHRLVLLAQLAVLALITLVMYRTRAERRIARRHRRAISSPIDEAASR, encoded by the coding sequence GTGAGCGCTCCGGAGCAATCCCAGGAACCTGCCCTCGGCGCGCCCCCTGAGCCGGTCGCCGCACCGTTGGTGACCCTCGTGATGGTCGCCCACCAACCAGGACCCTGGTTCGAGGAGGCGCTCACTGCGGTGGGTGCTCAGGACTACCCCTCGCTCGAGGTCGTGGTGGTCGACGCGGCAAGCCTGGTTCCGGTGGCCGACCGCGTCGCCGAGGTCCTTCCCGATGCCCGGACCATCCGCCTCGAGGCCAATCGCGGCTTCGGGCGGGCCGTCAACGCCGTCCTTCCCCGCCTCGGCGATCCGGCCTTCCTGGTGCTCGCCCACGACGACGTCGCCCCCGCGCCCGGCGCCGTGCGCTCGATGGTCGAGGAAGCCTTCCGATCCAACGCCGCCATCGTGGGGCCCAAAGTGGTCCGCTGGGACGACGACCGGCGCATGCTGTCGGCGGGGGAGGGGTCCGACAAGTTCGGCTTCCCCGTCCCCCTCGTCGAGCGCAACGAGCTCGACCAGGAACAGCACGACGCCGTGCGCGACGTGTTCACCGTTCCCGACGCGTTCACTCTGGTGCGCGCCGATCTGCTGCGGGCGCTCGACGGCTTCGACCCCGACACCAGCTTCTTCGGCGACGACCTCGACCTGTGCTGGCGCGCCCACACCGCCGGGGCCCGGGTCATGGTCGCCCCCAACGCCCGGGTGCGGCACCTCGAGGCGCTCGGCGAGCGGCGCGTCGTCGACGACCGTCGCCGGCTGCAGTTCCGCCACCGTATGCGGGCCATGCTCTCGTCGTACCGGCTCCTGAGCTTGGCGGTGGTGCTTCCCCAGCTGCTGGTGGTCCACGCCGTCGAAGCGGTCTTCGCGCTGGTCACCGGGCGCCCCGGCCAGGCGCGCGACGTCATCACCGCGTGGACCTGGAACCTCCGCCGCCTCGGCTCGCTGCGTCACCGGCGCCGGTCGATCGCCGCGACCCGGCTCGTCCCCGACGGCGAGGTCCGGTCGTTGCAGGTGCGCGGCAGTGCCCGGGTGGCCGCGTTCCTGCGGGGCCAGCTCGCTACCGATCAGGACACCTTCGGATCGGCCGCCACCCTCGGCAAGCGCCTCATCGAGGGCGTCACCGGCCCCGGCCGCCGAGACGCCGCGCTCGCCTGGCTGCTGGTGGCGGTCATCCTCCTCATCGGCTCCCGTCACCTGTTGACCAGGCCCATCCCCGCGATCGGCGAGTTCGTGCCACTTCCCGAACAGCTCGGCCCGCTGTGGTCCGAGTGGTTCTCGAGCTGGCGACGAGGCGGCATCGGCTACGAGGGGTTCGCCCCCGCTGCCAGCCTGGTGGTCACCGTCGCCGGCGGCGTGTTCCTCGGCGCCACGGGTCTGTTGCGCACGGTGCTCATCCTCGGCATGTATCCCCTCGCGCTCGTCGGTGTCTGGCGCCTGGTCGCTCCCCTCGCCTCCCATCGCGCCAGTGCCGGTGCCCTCGTCGCCTACGCGGCGGTGCCGCTGGGATACGACGCGCTCGCCACCGGGTCCTGGCGGGGGTTGGTCGCCTACGCGGTCGCGCCCTGGGTGCTGGCGCGGCTCCTGCGGTCCTCGGGTGCGGCGCCGTTCGGCGCCGCCGATGACGACCCCGGCCGCCGGGTCGGACCCCGCCACGACGTGCCCCCCTTGTGGCGCCAGGCGGTGGCGTTGGGTCTGGTGGTGGCGCTCGCCGCCCTGCTCGATCCGCTCTTTCTGCTGATGCCGCTCGCCGTGGTGGTGGGCATGGTGCCCGGGTCGTTGCTGATCGGCACCGTGCGCGGGCTGGGCCGCATGGTGGTGGTGGGCGTCGGTGCCGCGGTCGTGGGTGGGGTCTTGCACGTCCCCTGGCTGTTCGACCTGCTCAGCCCCGACCCATCGTGGAGCACCCTGACCGCCAGCCGGTCGGCCGAGGTGGCCACCGCGCTGCCGCTCACCCACATCCTGCGCTTCGACACCGGGCCCATCGGCTCGTCGCTGCTCAACGCCGCGGTGCTGGTCGCGGCCGCGTTCGCCCTGCTGGTCGGGCGGCGGTGGCGGCTGGTCTGGGCGGCCCGGGCGTGGTCGCTGGCGCTGTCGTGCTGGGCGCTGGTCTGGGTCGCCTCCATGGGATGGGTACCGGGCCCTCTGCCTCCCGTCGATGCCATCCTCGCTCCCGCCGCCGCGGCAATGGCTCTTTCGGCTGGGCTGGGAGTGTCCGCGTTCGGGTTCGATGTCCGGAGCAGCGTGTTCGGGTGGCGCCAGCTGGCCGGTGTGGTCGCGGTGGGCGCGCTCGTCCTGGCCCTGCTCCCGGTGGTGGCGGCGTCGGTGGGAGGCCGCTGGATGGTGCCCCGCGGATCGCACCACGAGGCGCTGGCCTTCCTCGACGACGAGGTCGAGCAGGATCCGTTCCGCGTCGTGTGGTTCGGTGCCCCCGAGGTGCTGCCCCTCGGGTCCTGGCCCATCGACGGCTTGACCTCCTACGCCACCACGATCTCGGGCACGCCCACCCTGGCCGATCTGTGGCCCGGTCCGCCCGAACCCGCCACCTCACCGTTGCGTGGCTCGCTCGACTTCGTGCTCACCCAGCGGACCGACCGCCTGGGACGGCTCCTCGCGCCGATGGGCGTGCGCTACCTCGTCCTGGTCGACCAGGGCGCGCCGGTGCCCTTCGGTGGGGTGTCACACCCCAACCCCCAACTGCTCCACGACGTGCTCGCCGAGCAGCTCGACCTCGTCGAGATCGACGTCAACCCCGCACTCACCGTGTACCGAAACGCAGCCTGGGCGCCGACGGTCTCCGCGCTGGAGGCCGAGACCATCGCCGTCTCCGACGTTCCGGCGATCCCCGACGGCGCTCGCGAGGCCGCGACCCTCGAGCTCGGTGGCCTCTCCCGGCCCTTCGATCAACTCGGGCGCACCTCCTTCTCCGATCGGGTCACAGGACCGGCACAGGTGCTGGTCGGCTCCACCCCGCGATCGGGCTGGCGCGCCGATCTCGACGGCACCACGCTCGGGTCCCAGCCCGGGCTCGGGTGGGCGACGACGTTCCCGGTCGAGGACTCGGGCACCGTGTCGGTGACCTGGACGACACCAGTCGGCCACCGCCTCGTACTGCTCGCTCAGCTGGCGGTGCTCGCCCTGATCACGCTGGTCATGTACCGGACCCGTGCCGAGCGCAGGATCGCCCGCCGCCACCGGCGCGCCATCTCCTCGCCGATCGATGAGGCGGCGAGCCGATGA
- a CDS encoding DUF3499 family protein, whose product MFRSCARPTCAAPAAATLAYDYTGQAVWVDPLAPEPHPMTHDLCGRHADALSVPRGWMLHDRRADAIVVRVPVARAS is encoded by the coding sequence ATGTTTCGCTCGTGTGCCCGACCCACGTGCGCCGCGCCCGCTGCGGCAACCCTCGCCTACGACTACACCGGACAAGCCGTGTGGGTCGATCCGCTGGCCCCCGAGCCGCACCCGATGACCCACGACCTCTGTGGCCGTCACGCCGATGCGCTGTCGGTGCCGCGGGGCTGGATGCTCCACGATCGGCGCGCCGACGCGATCGTGGTGCGGGTGCCGGTGGCCAGGGCGAGCTGA
- a CDS encoding thioredoxin domain-containing protein, with the protein MEQFFIAAVLIAVAGGIAYAVQRRQPDAPTQPRTYRVPSQLDRDDFDRPDTPWLVAVFTSATCASCAGTWQKVQVLASDEVVVQEVEVSADRELHQRYRIDGVPLVVIADAGGVVRASFVGPATATDLWATVAELREPGSVPGGCDHGQTPQDPGGAQPTPDQGRDSA; encoded by the coding sequence ATGGAGCAGTTCTTCATCGCCGCGGTGTTGATCGCGGTCGCCGGGGGTATCGCCTACGCCGTCCAGCGGCGCCAGCCCGATGCCCCGACCCAACCGCGCACCTACCGGGTGCCCAGCCAGCTCGACCGTGACGACTTCGACCGGCCCGACACGCCGTGGTTGGTCGCGGTCTTCACCTCGGCGACGTGCGCGTCGTGCGCGGGCACCTGGCAGAAGGTGCAGGTGCTGGCGAGCGACGAGGTGGTCGTGCAGGAGGTCGAGGTCAGTGCCGACCGTGAGCTGCACCAGCGCTACCGCATCGACGGGGTGCCGCTCGTGGTGATCGCCGACGCCGGCGGTGTGGTCCGGGCGTCGTTCGTCGGCCCGGCCACCGCCACCGACCTGTGGGCCACCGTCGCCGAGCTGCGCGAGCCCGGTTCGGTGCCGGGCGGCTGCGACCACGGTCAGACGCCGCAGGACCCTGGCGGCGCCCAGCCGACTCCCGATCAGGGACGGGACTCGGCCTGA
- a CDS encoding CPBP family intramembrane glutamic endopeptidase, with amino-acid sequence MGQHPPPPPPPPPPPPPSRSSSPPPPSPDQLPPPPAGDQHRPPPDGSSTRGWFAPLGHDRHELVTRPVRWGIGDALLGLLIAQIATIAGGAVVLISLGYVRDGELQLDEVSLGLLTVLQAFLWLGYGGWTLLVSRTKGNGVVADYGWRFRLPDLYQGLLVGVGTQLLAVPAIYLFLFLFIGEQDVSEAARGLTDMATSPLDVVLLVLIVAVGAPVVEELFFRGLLLRSVQRRFGDWPALIVSTVVFAGVHFQLLQFPALAMFGLLAGWLTLRSGRLGPAIWAHVGFNATTVAILLITS; translated from the coding sequence GTGGGCCAGCACCCTCCACCTCCGCCACCTCCGCCGCCACCACCTCCACCGTCGCGGTCGTCGTCGCCGCCACCACCGTCGCCCGACCAGTTGCCGCCGCCTCCGGCGGGGGATCAGCACCGTCCGCCGCCCGATGGCTCGTCGACCCGTGGCTGGTTCGCCCCGCTGGGCCACGACCGCCACGAACTGGTGACCCGCCCGGTCCGGTGGGGGATCGGCGATGCCCTGCTGGGGCTCCTGATCGCCCAGATCGCCACCATCGCCGGCGGGGCCGTTGTGCTCATCTCCCTCGGCTACGTCCGCGACGGCGAGCTCCAGCTCGACGAGGTCTCGCTCGGGTTGCTCACCGTGCTGCAGGCGTTCCTCTGGCTGGGATATGGCGGCTGGACGCTGCTGGTCTCGAGGACCAAGGGCAACGGCGTCGTCGCCGACTACGGGTGGAGGTTCCGGCTCCCCGACCTCTACCAGGGCCTGCTCGTGGGTGTCGGCACCCAACTCCTCGCGGTGCCGGCCATCTACTTGTTCCTCTTCCTCTTCATCGGCGAGCAGGACGTCTCCGAAGCGGCCAGGGGACTGACCGACATGGCGACCTCACCGCTCGATGTCGTGCTCCTCGTGCTGATCGTCGCGGTGGGCGCCCCGGTCGTCGAAGAGCTGTTCTTCCGTGGGCTGCTGCTGCGCAGCGTCCAGCGACGGTTCGGCGACTGGCCGGCGCTCATCGTCTCCACCGTGGTGTTCGCCGGGGTGCACTTCCAGCTCCTGCAGTTCCCGGCCCTGGCCATGTTCGGGCTGCTCGCCGGATGGCTCACGCTGCGGTCAGGCCGGCTCGGCCCGGCGATCTGGGCGCATGTGGGGTTCAACGCCACCACCGTCGCGATCCTGCTGATCACGTCCTGA